From the genome of Sandaracinaceae bacterium, one region includes:
- a CDS encoding sugar kinase yields the protein MSPILVVGSVAFDTLHNSQGSFPRVLGGSAVFASVCASLMSDVRLVGVVGEDYPESAKAMLRDRGVDLSGLEVSPGETFHWEGRYTDDLTSRESIRTDLNVFASFQPKIPEGFKDSPFVMLANIQPELQLSVLDQIRSPKLVVADTMNLWIDIAKPALLKLLARVDVLIINEEEARQLTERHHLVEVQRALLALGPKTVIVKQGEYGAWLFQEGVAFHAPAFPLEQVVDPTGAGDSFAGGFLGHLAQRDSIALPDLRQAVVVGSALASFCVEGIGTTRLVEVTKADVEQRVADFAKLVRV from the coding sequence ATGTCGCCCATCCTCGTCGTTGGTTCCGTCGCGTTCGACACCCTGCACAACTCTCAAGGCTCCTTCCCGCGCGTGCTGGGTGGCTCTGCCGTGTTCGCGTCCGTGTGCGCCTCGCTCATGAGCGACGTGCGCCTGGTGGGCGTCGTCGGTGAGGACTACCCCGAGAGCGCCAAGGCGATGCTGCGCGATCGGGGCGTGGACCTCAGCGGCCTCGAGGTGAGCCCCGGGGAGACGTTCCACTGGGAGGGGCGCTACACGGACGACCTCACCAGCCGCGAGTCGATCCGCACGGACCTCAACGTGTTCGCGTCCTTTCAGCCCAAGATCCCCGAGGGCTTCAAGGACAGCCCGTTCGTGATGCTGGCCAACATCCAGCCCGAGCTCCAGCTCTCCGTACTGGACCAGATCCGTTCCCCGAAGCTCGTGGTGGCGGACACCATGAACCTGTGGATCGACATCGCCAAGCCCGCCCTCCTGAAGCTCCTCGCCCGTGTCGACGTGCTCATCATCAATGAGGAAGAGGCGCGGCAGCTCACCGAACGCCACCACCTGGTGGAGGTCCAGCGCGCACTGCTGGCCCTAGGGCCCAAGACGGTCATCGTGAAGCAGGGAGAGTACGGCGCCTGGCTTTTCCAGGAAGGCGTGGCGTTCCACGCGCCCGCGTTCCCGCTGGAGCAGGTGGTGGACCCCACCGGAGCGGGTGATTCGTTCGCGGGCGGGTTCCTCGGCCATCTGGCACAGAGGGACAGTATCGCCCTCCCCGATCTGAGGCAGGCGGTGGTCGTCGGGTCGGCGCTGGCCTCGTTCTGCGTCGAGGGGATCGGGACGACTCGCCTGGTGGAAGTCACAAAAGCGGACGTCGAGCAGCGTGTCGCCGACTTCGCAAAGCTCGTCCGGGTCTGA
- a CDS encoding chlorite dismutase family protein: MSDPDSFNPSLRPPAAEPGRGREPQLPHIDVFERGAPIDGVPQTLNERLFMQLLVFHVREDVALPALLETLSGALAEAGIGAVVYEDVNDPRGVAVLSYSQDAGDFVTRLRPALASESLAALTLRPEFTMLGRTYSSGYEQDLSHWILDRPRQTVQHAGWDWAVWYPLRRSGAFELLSGREKGEILREHATIGRAYGGADLAHDVRLACHGLDTNDNEFVIGLVGKSLHPLSHVVQTMRGTKQTSTYIAQMGPFFVGRVRARHPLPGDLAPSSED, translated from the coding sequence AGCCGCAGCTCCCGCACATCGACGTGTTCGAGAGGGGCGCGCCCATCGACGGCGTCCCGCAGACCCTCAACGAGCGCCTCTTCATGCAGCTGCTGGTGTTTCACGTGCGCGAGGACGTGGCGCTGCCCGCGCTGCTCGAGACGCTCTCGGGGGCGCTCGCCGAGGCGGGCATCGGCGCCGTGGTCTACGAGGACGTCAACGACCCGCGCGGCGTCGCGGTGCTGAGCTACAGCCAGGACGCTGGAGACTTCGTCACACGCCTGCGTCCAGCACTGGCGAGCGAGTCACTGGCTGCGCTCACGCTGCGTCCGGAGTTCACCATGCTCGGCCGCACCTACAGCAGCGGCTACGAGCAGGACCTTTCGCACTGGATCCTCGACCGCCCCCGCCAGACGGTGCAGCACGCGGGCTGGGACTGGGCCGTGTGGTATCCGCTGCGCCGCAGCGGTGCGTTCGAGCTGTTGAGCGGGCGCGAGAAGGGCGAGATCCTGCGTGAGCACGCCACCATCGGCCGCGCGTACGGGGGCGCCGATCTGGCGCACGACGTGCGCCTGGCGTGTCACGGCCTGGACACCAACGACAACGAGTTCGTGATCGGCCTGGTGGGCAAGTCCCTGCACCCGCTGTCGCACGTGGTCCAGACCATGCGCGGGACCAAGCAGACGTCCACGTACATCGCGCAGATGGGGCCGTTCTTCGTGGGGCGCGTCCGTGCGCGGCACCCGCTCCCGGGCGACCTCGCTCCCAGCTCGGAGGATTGA
- a CDS encoding FHA domain-containing protein — MRDEITIGREEGNTIRLTERNVSRKHARLSRVDGRFLLEDLGSYNGIKVNGSRMGGESDLGAGDQILIGDYRIALESEQTEVASGELDISLSGAHDLVPPARLVMLSQPAPGAEFALSKEEVCIGREEVMDVWVNHRSISREHAKITRKVQPSPVEGQNDTVTFEIQDLDSANGVRVNGQEVFEAVLKQGDIVELGQVRFRYVELGEVFSFDSGESAALTGASAHAEEEDDDEREGLPIIAAVLILGAAIGLAAAIATSGSSSDLPAPEPPAPVSQPDTHAAEPAAVEDAGAVRPAPTDAQRQEAQLALDSCHDGLDAGDLEAALAGAERALVLVPGLEGAEACKLYAAQLIADLEIFERGKQQLAANDVDSAYFTLEQLSVESELRARPEFAAAKLAFARHHVGLAREALAANPEEAANQAQMVVQTPDVPRNIVADAQRILTAAQRRIAAAERREEGASTEGTGPGAAQASTPRRDPVPAPAPEPEDERSPMDQARDCMRAGDNACVVAALEGGRARSAASLSLLIETYRQMGNQEAARRHMRTFVTRYPDDRRATNYAAALGN, encoded by the coding sequence GTGCGCGACGAGATCACCATCGGCCGCGAAGAGGGGAACACGATCCGCCTGACCGAACGGAACGTCTCGCGCAAGCACGCTCGCTTGTCTCGCGTGGACGGGCGTTTCTTGCTCGAGGATCTCGGGTCCTACAACGGCATCAAGGTGAACGGCTCGCGCATGGGGGGGGAGTCCGACCTTGGCGCGGGCGACCAGATCCTCATCGGCGACTACCGCATCGCGCTGGAGTCCGAGCAGACCGAGGTCGCGTCGGGGGAATTGGACATCAGCCTGTCCGGCGCGCACGACCTCGTGCCCCCCGCCAGGCTGGTCATGCTCAGTCAGCCTGCTCCGGGCGCCGAGTTCGCGCTCAGTAAGGAAGAGGTGTGCATCGGCCGCGAGGAGGTCATGGACGTGTGGGTCAACCACCGCTCCATCTCGCGTGAGCACGCCAAGATCACCCGCAAGGTGCAGCCCTCGCCGGTGGAAGGGCAGAACGACACCGTCACCTTCGAGATCCAGGATCTGGACAGCGCGAACGGTGTCCGTGTCAACGGCCAAGAGGTGTTCGAGGCGGTGCTCAAGCAGGGTGACATCGTCGAGCTCGGCCAGGTCCGGTTCCGGTACGTCGAGCTCGGTGAAGTCTTCTCGTTCGACTCTGGGGAGAGTGCCGCGCTCACGGGCGCGTCCGCCCACGCAGAGGAGGAGGACGACGACGAGCGCGAGGGTCTCCCCATCATCGCGGCGGTCCTCATCTTGGGCGCCGCCATCGGCCTCGCGGCGGCCATCGCCACGTCGGGGTCGAGCTCGGATCTCCCCGCGCCCGAGCCCCCCGCTCCGGTCAGCCAGCCGGACACGCACGCGGCGGAGCCGGCGGCGGTCGAAGACGCTGGGGCCGTGCGTCCCGCCCCGACCGACGCGCAGCGCCAAGAGGCGCAGCTGGCCCTCGACAGCTGCCACGACGGTCTCGACGCGGGCGACCTCGAGGCGGCCCTCGCCGGAGCCGAGCGCGCGCTCGTGTTGGTGCCCGGGCTCGAGGGCGCGGAGGCCTGCAAGCTCTACGCGGCGCAGCTCATCGCCGACCTCGAGATCTTCGAGCGCGGCAAGCAACAGCTGGCCGCGAACGACGTGGACTCCGCCTACTTCACGCTCGAGCAGCTCTCCGTGGAGAGCGAGCTCCGGGCGCGGCCGGAGTTCGCGGCCGCCAAGTTGGCGTTCGCGCGGCACCACGTGGGACTGGCGCGCGAAGCGCTGGCCGCGAACCCCGAAGAGGCGGCCAACCAGGCGCAGATGGTCGTGCAGACGCCAGACGTCCCGCGCAACATCGTCGCGGACGCGCAACGCATCCTCACTGCGGCGCAGCGCCGCATCGCTGCAGCCGAGCGTCGCGAGGAGGGCGCCAGCACCGAGGGGACCGGACCAGGCGCCGCGCAGGCTTCCACCCCGCGGCGGGATCCCGTCCCCGCCCCAGCTCCCGAGCCCGAGGACGAACGCAGCCCGATGGACCAGGCGCGCGACTGCATGCGCGCGGGTGACAACGCCTGTGTGGTCGCGGCGCTCGAGGGGGGCCGGGCGCGCAGCGCGGCATCCCTCTCACTGCTGATCGAGACCTACCGGCAGATGGGCAACCAAGAGGCTGCGCGCCGCCACATGCGCACCTTCGTCACGCGCTACCCCGACGATCGCCGCGCCACGAACTACGCCGCTGCTCTCGGCAACTGA
- a CDS encoding AgmX/PglI C-terminal domain-containing protein — protein sequence MHARPARSSASLHLPHAPLALPAIVMSTLLMCIAAGCGGRQHEESTPEPPEDTSEPAPAPEPPARTVATPLAPAGGPRTLPSTDRATPPGSGVAMEPFVEPTRVPRVQPPGTTPEPEPEFDTEIVSARIQASADAITACYDRELARDPNLRGRLHIEFRLMPDGSVIDVIAIQNSLTPVVASCVTAIIGGFQFSPGPVGGSILYRYPFEFEPHSR from the coding sequence ATGCACGCACGTCCCGCGCGCTCGAGCGCCTCCCTTCACCTCCCGCATGCGCCCCTCGCGCTGCCTGCGATTGTCATGAGCACGCTCCTGATGTGCATCGCCGCCGGATGCGGCGGTCGGCAGCATGAGGAGTCCACACCCGAGCCGCCAGAAGACACCTCCGAGCCCGCACCGGCGCCCGAGCCGCCCGCTCGCACCGTCGCGACACCCCTTGCGCCCGCTGGCGGTCCCCGCACGCTCCCATCGACGGACCGCGCGACCCCTCCCGGCAGCGGCGTGGCGATGGAACCGTTCGTCGAACCGACGCGCGTTCCCCGCGTGCAGCCTCCGGGCACCACCCCCGAGCCCGAGCCCGAGTTCGACACGGAGATCGTGTCCGCCCGCATCCAGGCCTCCGCAGACGCCATCACGGCCTGCTACGACCGGGAGCTCGCGCGTGACCCGAACCTACGGGGGCGTCTCCACATCGAGTTCCGCCTGATGCCGGACGGCAGCGTCATCGACGTCATCGCCATCCAGAATTCCCTCACCCCCGTGGTCGCATCGTGCGTCACCGCCATCATCGGCGGCTTCCAGTTCTCGCCGGGCCCCGTGGGCGGTTCCATCCTGTACCGCTACCCGTTCGAGTTCGAGCCCCACAGCCGGTAG
- a CDS encoding PDZ domain-containing protein: MTGTHDGRRRRPACAAGAWLKAGLISVALLHALPSLTACAILGGGEETGGVFMRLGYAESTGLRVADVPEGPAREAGLREDDRVTRIDGDDVSRMPMREIVERLRGPVGSTVELEVVRDGEFHTFVVRRAAYEREGR, translated from the coding sequence GTGACGGGGACGCACGACGGGCGACGCCGTCGGCCGGCGTGTGCGGCCGGCGCTTGGCTGAAGGCTGGCCTGATCAGCGTGGCGCTGCTCCATGCCCTCCCGAGCCTGACCGCGTGCGCCATCCTCGGCGGTGGTGAGGAGACGGGCGGGGTCTTCATGCGCCTCGGCTATGCGGAGAGCACCGGGCTGCGCGTGGCGGACGTGCCCGAGGGTCCTGCGCGCGAGGCCGGACTGCGCGAAGACGACCGGGTCACGCGCATCGACGGGGACGACGTGTCGCGCATGCCCATGCGCGAGATCGTGGAACGACTACGTGGTCCCGTGGGGAGCACGGTGGAGCTCGAGGTGGTGCGCGACGGAGAGTTCCACACGTTCGTGGTGCGACGGGCGGCCTACGAGCGCGAGGGGCGCTGA
- a CDS encoding exo-alpha-sialidase → MDSDMPPDIYVPLNCPGTDPMVSVECNGNSQVCCVNAQGAPTCVARVMCFSPFLCDDASIEQPSADNNCTFRAPLNPGQLATHLDIATAADGTVMLSGYSAGIAPRSRFGDLVVGRVENGEVSWSIIDGVPEGTPLTQGGFAAIESGWRGGILPAGDNVGEFNAIAFNGNTVAISYYDRTNGDLKYASSTDGGTTWSIHTVFTDGDSGRYSSLAFMVDGRPAISFLTMMPSEDPGQPAPGCTQGCPRSLPRVAVASSLTPSSAADWVTFPIVAEPGTAIACRADLCGDGLVCRADGGCGLTSADADIDCSHVDSDGVTQPGCGSGTRCLSAADGVTFSCSAVTPDEFIEDVPEVNGLYTALRATNTGLALVWHDRVRRTLLGSAFDASNMTWRAPFRIDGFDAGRGGDSGYNADLFIDAAGNWHVVYVDGAFEELRHAQIDGTTLGNANPNMVRTMIDDGTRPPRERSIIGSDADIAVLASGEVRVVYQDSTQSEALLAVREAGQTAWILQGGTQGDPLDDTDSTGYWTTQALGGDTSFIATWWFNANEGTNGTRVFTIP, encoded by the coding sequence ATGGACTCGGACATGCCACCGGACATCTACGTTCCGCTCAACTGCCCGGGGACCGACCCGATGGTGTCGGTGGAGTGCAACGGCAACTCCCAGGTATGCTGCGTGAACGCTCAGGGCGCGCCGACCTGCGTAGCCCGAGTCATGTGCTTCTCGCCCTTCCTCTGCGATGACGCGTCCATCGAGCAGCCGAGCGCGGACAACAACTGCACATTCCGCGCGCCGCTCAACCCGGGTCAGCTCGCGACGCACCTCGACATCGCGACGGCCGCAGACGGCACCGTCATGCTCAGCGGGTATTCGGCGGGCATCGCGCCGCGCAGCCGCTTCGGTGACCTGGTGGTGGGGCGCGTCGAGAACGGCGAGGTGAGCTGGTCCATCATCGACGGAGTGCCTGAGGGCACTCCGCTCACGCAGGGCGGGTTCGCGGCGATCGAGTCGGGTTGGCGTGGCGGCATCCTCCCGGCAGGCGACAACGTGGGCGAGTTCAACGCCATCGCGTTCAACGGAAACACGGTCGCCATCAGCTACTACGACCGGACCAACGGCGACCTCAAGTACGCGAGCAGCACCGACGGTGGCACCACGTGGAGCATCCACACCGTGTTCACCGATGGAGACTCGGGCCGCTACAGCTCGCTGGCGTTCATGGTCGACGGTCGCCCGGCGATCTCGTTCCTGACCATGATGCCGAGCGAAGATCCGGGCCAACCCGCCCCCGGGTGCACGCAGGGCTGCCCCCGCAGCCTGCCGCGCGTGGCCGTGGCCTCGAGCCTCACCCCCAGCTCTGCGGCCGACTGGGTGACCTTCCCCATCGTGGCCGAGCCGGGGACCGCGATCGCGTGCCGCGCCGACCTCTGTGGCGATGGGCTCGTGTGCCGAGCGGACGGGGGCTGTGGCCTCACCTCTGCGGACGCGGACATCGATTGCAGCCACGTGGACTCGGACGGCGTGACCCAGCCCGGGTGCGGCAGCGGGACCCGCTGCCTCAGCGCTGCGGACGGCGTCACGTTCTCCTGCAGCGCGGTGACGCCGGACGAATTCATCGAGGACGTTCCCGAGGTCAACGGCCTCTACACAGCGCTGCGCGCCACCAACACGGGTCTCGCGCTGGTCTGGCACGACCGCGTGCGGCGCACCTTGTTGGGCAGCGCGTTCGACGCCTCGAACATGACGTGGCGTGCCCCGTTCCGCATCGACGGCTTCGACGCCGGCCGCGGCGGCGACTCGGGGTACAACGCGGACCTGTTCATCGACGCGGCGGGCAACTGGCACGTGGTCTACGTGGACGGTGCGTTCGAGGAGCTGCGCCACGCACAGATCGACGGGACGACGCTCGGTAACGCGAACCCGAACATGGTGCGCACCATGATCGACGACGGGACTCGCCCGCCCCGCGAGCGGAGCATCATCGGCAGCGACGCGGACATCGCGGTCCTCGCCAGCGGTGAGGTGCGTGTCGTCTATCAGGATTCCACGCAGTCCGAAGCTCTCCTCGCCGTGCGCGAGGCGGGCCAGACGGCGTGGATCCTCCAGGGTGGGACCCAGGGCGATCCGCTGGACGACACCGACTCCACCGGCTACTGGACCACCCAGGCGCTGGGGGGAGACACCTCGTTCATCGCGACCTGGTGGTTCAACGCCAACGAGGGCACCAACGGCACGCGCGTCTTCACAATCCCCTGA
- a CDS encoding aspartate 1-decarboxylase, whose product MRRRMFLGKIHRATVTHADLDYEGSVTVDERLLEAAGILEHEEVHIWNVTRGTRLATYALRGPRDSGVICINGAAAHLMRPGDIAIIASFGDMTDEEARAHTPKVVLVDAQNRMTDMAKERPGPMMPRHIDELAN is encoded by the coding sequence ATGCGCCGACGCATGTTTCTCGGGAAGATTCACCGGGCCACCGTGACGCACGCCGATCTCGACTACGAAGGGAGCGTGACGGTCGACGAGCGCCTCCTCGAGGCGGCCGGCATCCTCGAGCACGAGGAGGTCCACATCTGGAACGTGACGCGCGGCACGCGCCTCGCCACGTACGCGCTGCGCGGCCCCCGGGACTCGGGCGTCATCTGCATCAATGGCGCCGCGGCCCACCTCATGCGCCCCGGCGACATCGCCATCATCGCCAGCTTCGGCGACATGACCGACGAAGAGGCCCGCGCCCACACGCCCAAGGTCGTGCTGGTGGACGCGCAGAACCGCATGACGGACATGGCCAAGGAGCGTCCCGGCCCGATGATGCCCCGGCACATCGACGAGCTGGCGAACTGA
- the mtnP gene encoding S-methyl-5'-thioadenosine phosphorylase, producing MKRTLGVLGGSGLYELDGLEQVSELRVDTPFGEPSDTLVEGMLGDTRLIFLPRHGKGHRIPPHRINYRANILALKMAGAEQILSVSAVGSMKEAIAPGHMVVVDNFIDRTRHRIDTFFDDLGVVAHASFATPIDDALAGAVYDACQRVGATTHRGGVYLCMEGPQFSTRAESLLYRSWGVDVIGMTNMPECRLAREAELPYATLALATDYDCWHEGHDAVTLEAVLEVMHQNVTVAKRVIHALAANLPDPALSPASTAMATAIVTDRSTITDAARAKLAPLVGRYL from the coding sequence GTGAAGCGCACGCTAGGAGTGCTCGGGGGCAGCGGCCTCTACGAGCTGGACGGTCTCGAGCAGGTCTCGGAGCTCCGCGTCGACACGCCGTTCGGTGAGCCCAGCGACACCCTCGTCGAGGGCATGCTCGGGGACACGCGGCTGATCTTCCTGCCGCGCCACGGCAAGGGCCACCGCATCCCGCCGCACCGCATCAACTACCGCGCGAACATCCTCGCCCTCAAGATGGCGGGGGCCGAGCAGATCCTGAGCGTGTCCGCCGTGGGATCCATGAAGGAGGCCATCGCCCCTGGTCACATGGTGGTGGTGGACAACTTCATCGACCGCACGCGTCACCGCATCGACACGTTCTTCGACGACCTCGGCGTCGTCGCGCATGCCAGCTTCGCCACCCCCATCGACGACGCGCTCGCAGGGGCCGTCTACGACGCCTGTCAGCGCGTCGGAGCCACCACCCACCGAGGGGGCGTCTACCTGTGCATGGAGGGGCCGCAGTTCTCCACCCGCGCGGAGTCGCTGCTCTACCGCTCCTGGGGCGTGGATGTGATCGGCATGACGAACATGCCGGAGTGCCGCCTGGCCCGGGAGGCCGAGCTGCCGTACGCCACCTTGGCGCTGGCGACCGACTACGACTGCTGGCACGAGGGTCATGACGCGGTGACCCTCGAGGCCGTGCTGGAGGTCATGCACCAGAACGTGACGGTGGCCAAGCGCGTCATCCACGCGTTGGCCGCGAACCTCCCCGACCCGGCGCTGAGCCCCGCCAGCACCGCCATGGCGACCGCCATCGTCACGGACCGCAGCACCATCACCGACGCCGCCCGTGCGAAGCTCGCGCCGCTCGTCGGACGCTACCTGTAG
- the aroC gene encoding chorismate synthase, with amino-acid sequence MAGNSFGQAFRVTTAGESHGPGNVVIVDGCPPGLELSVDDLVVDLDRRKPGQSKIVTQRKESDTPEILAGVFEGRTTGTSIAILVRNEDQRSRDYSDIADLYRPGHADFTFDAKYGFRDYRGGGRSSARETVARVAAGVIAKKLIARAFGGEVLSYVVQVGDLVASVDPETVTFDAIEQLPDGSPNITRCPDPVVSAQMVELIQAVRKDQDSIGGVAEVVARNVPAGLGEPAFGKLKADLGAALFSLPAVLGVEYGVGFGAARMRGSEHNDTFVREGDVTRTRTNRHGGMLGGISSGMPIVLRAVVKPTSSLSREQDTVRRDGTPATIATRGRHDPCLLPRFAPMAEAMVAIVLADHWLRHRGQTRAF; translated from the coding sequence GTGGCGGGCAACAGCTTCGGCCAGGCCTTCCGCGTCACCACGGCGGGTGAGAGCCACGGGCCAGGCAACGTGGTCATCGTGGACGGCTGCCCCCCCGGCCTCGAGCTGAGCGTCGACGACCTGGTCGTCGACCTCGACCGCCGCAAGCCCGGGCAGAGCAAGATCGTCACCCAGCGCAAGGAGTCGGACACCCCCGAGATCCTCGCGGGGGTCTTCGAGGGCCGCACGACCGGCACATCCATCGCCATCCTGGTGCGCAACGAGGACCAGCGCAGCCGGGACTACTCGGACATCGCGGACCTCTACCGCCCGGGACACGCGGACTTCACCTTCGACGCCAAGTACGGCTTCCGCGACTACCGCGGCGGCGGGCGCAGCAGCGCGCGCGAGACGGTGGCGCGCGTGGCGGCGGGTGTCATCGCCAAGAAGCTCATCGCGCGGGCCTTCGGCGGCGAGGTGCTGAGCTACGTGGTGCAGGTCGGCGACCTGGTCGCGTCGGTGGACCCGGAGACCGTCACGTTCGACGCCATCGAGCAGCTGCCAGACGGATCACCCAACATCACGCGCTGTCCCGATCCGGTCGTGAGCGCGCAGATGGTCGAGCTGATCCAGGCGGTGCGGAAGGACCAGGACAGCATCGGCGGTGTAGCCGAAGTCGTGGCCCGTAACGTCCCCGCGGGCCTCGGCGAGCCCGCGTTCGGCAAGCTCAAGGCGGACCTGGGCGCCGCGCTGTTCTCGCTCCCGGCGGTGCTCGGCGTGGAGTACGGCGTGGGGTTCGGCGCGGCGCGCATGCGCGGCTCGGAGCACAACGACACGTTCGTGCGCGAGGGCGACGTCACCCGCACGCGCACCAACCGGCACGGCGGGATGCTCGGCGGGATCAGCAGCGGCATGCCCATCGTGCTGCGCGCCGTGGTGAAGCCCACCAGCAGCTTGTCACGCGAGCAGGACACCGTGCGCCGCGACGGGACACCGGCCACCATCGCGACCCGCGGGCGTCACGACCCCTGCCTGCTGCCGCGCTTCGCGCCGATGGCAGAGGCCATGGTGGCCATCGTGCTGGCAGATCACTGGCTTCGGCACCGAGGACAGACGCGCGCGTTCTGA
- a CDS encoding tetratricopeptide repeat protein, which produces MRDPVHTVRRRPAAVSWMHVGAVIAALAASLASAPRAFAGDFWDEVRRPGLNAYQAHVRRARTALASRQVDVALEATQQAIAALPDEAEAHGLRAIALAERGDAAGMAGEATLALSLDEDVFGDPVWSSRAALAFAAGGEPELSARVLRRALATMPATHLRRQLYTLLGDVAQALGPEHLEEATRAYRVALKSGPADSRTILGLGLSLHRSGQREEALVLLRRAAAPGPLDQLIAGLPLSAAERAARVAVLAVVAGDVSAARAALAVAAVDSPHATWARATLDDVEGTRPASRTTTRGPRRPRARAR; this is translated from the coding sequence ATGCGCGATCCCGTCCACACCGTCCGCCGCCGACCGGCAGCCGTGTCATGGATGCACGTCGGCGCGGTCATCGCGGCGCTGGCTGCGAGCCTCGCCAGCGCTCCCCGCGCTTTCGCGGGCGACTTCTGGGACGAGGTGCGTCGACCAGGGCTGAATGCCTATCAGGCTCACGTACGCCGCGCGCGCACGGCGCTCGCCTCGCGCCAGGTGGACGTGGCTCTCGAGGCCACCCAGCAGGCCATCGCCGCGCTGCCCGACGAAGCCGAAGCGCACGGCCTGCGCGCCATCGCGCTGGCGGAGCGCGGCGACGCCGCAGGCATGGCGGGCGAGGCAACGCTCGCGCTCTCGCTCGACGAGGACGTCTTCGGCGACCCGGTGTGGAGCTCGCGCGCCGCGTTGGCCTTCGCGGCCGGGGGCGAGCCCGAGCTGTCCGCACGCGTCTTGCGGCGGGCGCTCGCGACCATGCCCGCCACGCACCTCAGGCGGCAGCTCTACACGTTGCTCGGGGACGTGGCGCAGGCGCTCGGCCCCGAGCATCTGGAGGAGGCGACGCGGGCGTACAGGGTCGCGCTCAAGAGCGGACCCGCCGACTCCCGTACCATCCTCGGCCTCGGCCTGTCGCTCCATCGTAGCGGCCAGCGTGAGGAGGCCTTGGTGCTGCTGCGTCGCGCGGCGGCTCCGGGGCCCTTGGATCAGCTCATCGCTGGGCTGCCGCTGTCCGCGGCGGAGCGCGCCGCGCGCGTGGCGGTGCTGGCCGTCGTTGCGGGGGACGTGAGCGCGGCACGTGCCGCGCTGGCGGTGGCCGCCGTGGACTCGCCGCATGCGACGTGGGCGCGGGCCACCCTCGACGACGTGGAGGGCACGCGCCCTGCGTCGAGGACCACCACGCGGGGGCCGAGGCGCCCACGCGCGAGGGCTCGATGA